The nucleotide window CCTGGGCGCCCACTCACTCACAGAGCCGGAGCCCCACAAACGCCTGTACCGGGTGCGCGCCCAGATCCCCCACCCTGGCAGCAACATCCACAACAACAAGGAcgacctcctcctcctccaggtgGGCTCGGGGCTGCCAGGACCCTGGCTGGGACTCTCCTTCCCGCCACCCGACAGGCACAGCCCCACTCCTGCAAATCCCTCTGCCCCTTGGGACCCCGCGTGGTCACTGACCGCAGTGGGAGGAAACCCCTGAGGCCACCCTGGGACTGCTCGGTTCCCCTATCCCTCCTTCCCCGTCCCATGGGACCGTCCCCGCTTCCCCCACCAAAGACCTTTGGGCTGTGTCCAAACGCCTCCGTCTTCCCCATGGTCCTCACGGCTGCAGCTCTGGTCTCCAGCTGCGTCCCGGCGGCTGCAGGCAGAAGGTGAAGCCCTGAGCACGGCCGAGGCTGGGGCAGTGCCGGCGTCAGGGCTCGGCTCGCTGAGCCCTGCTGGGTCCCGGGCCATTGTTGGCCACCGCTGAGCCAGTTCCCCTCTTCCTTCACggcagctggaagagaaagcGGAGCTGAACGCGCACGTGCAGGTGCTGCCGTTCCAGCGGGAGGACAGGGACGTGGCGGCCGACACGGTGTGCGAGGTGGCGGGCTGGGGCACCATCAGCCACAGCGGCCACCGGCCGGACAAGCTCTACCAGGTGGAGCGGCCGGTGATCAGCCGCGACGTCTGCAACCACCGCACCCGCCACGACCGCACCATCACCGAGAAGATGATGTGCACCGACTCCCGCAGGAAGGACACCTGCAAGGTACCGCTCGCCCCGGCCTCCCGCCCCCTCCTTGCCGGGACACAGAACCACAGCCGGacccaggggctggggctgccgaCCCCCTCGGGGGTCTGGgagtggtggtgggggaaggaTACTTGCAACCTGGAAAAGGCGAGGGTGTGGGGCAGGATGGGACTGCAATCCCCATCGCAGTGACAGGGTGATGGGGGCTCCTTgctctgtgctggctgctgcaaagcagctctCGTGAGCCTGGAGACGGGGATGAGGCCACAGGCACGACCCAGTGCGCCCCAAGGGCACCCACTGACGGGTCACGCTGAAagccccctgcctgccccaccaCGTCCTGGCAGAGCCGGGGGGTCTGGGCTGTCAGCAGAGCAAGGGGATGAATGAGGGCTGGCGAGGGGGGACAGGACTGACCCCAACCCATAGCTCCTGCAGGTGAAACCTGTGGCTGAGAGCACCCAGGGGCTGAAGCTCTGCCCCTCGCAGAGGCTTGAGTCAGGCAGGGACCCCCAGTCCCAGTGTCAGGGTGGGAGGTGGGCTGGGACGGGCCAGCAAACCCTCAGCAGCGCTGATGGGCCTTGGTCCTGCAGGGAGACTCCGGCGGCCCCCTGGTCTGCAACGGGGTGGCCGAGGGGGTGGTCACGGCCGGCTCCCGCGTCTGCGGCAACTACAAGAAACCCGCCATCTACACCCGCATCGCCCCGTACGTGGCCTGGATCGACAGCGTCATGGCCTCTGCGGCTGGGGAGGGAGACACTCGCTGAGCCGTCCCCAGGGACCCGGCTTCACGCCACGGCTTGCTGCTGCCGGCACGGCCAGAGCACCCACGCTGCTGCTTGGGGAAAGCTGCACCAAAGAGCGCCGGGGGGCTCCCACCGCTGCCCCGACCTGCTCCCGGAGCATCCCCCCACGCCAGGAGGAGGGCTGGGCCAGGGGACCGGCAAGAAACCAGGGGAAGGGCGTCCCTGGCCCCCCGCTCACAAAGCACGGGGCCCAGCTGGGGAGGGCCAGGGGTCCCAGCCCCCCAGGCTGGCACAAGCCACAGGCTTTGCTGAACGTGCCCGTAACGCTGACCGCGACCTGCTGCAATAAAGCAATGACGATTCCTGCAAAGCTGCCAGGGCTGAGGGGGGTTTGCATGGGGAGCCCCCTGCCCAGGGGGTGTGCGCAGCACTGGGAGGAGCTGGACACAAGGTGGGGAGATGCTGAAGCTGAGCCCATGGGGACGGTGTGGCCAGGGCCCCCCCTGCACTTCCCACCACCACTCCCTGCCACCCACACCTTTGGAGTGAGCCCCATCTCCTCCTTCGCCTTGGCCATGTGCTGAGACCCCCCCAAACTCACTGCTGTGAGTGCTTgaccccagctctgccccagagCGGGCTCTCCTCAAGGGGCACATGGACTCTGCCGACCCCCCAGCACCCTTCCTGGCCCCACTCCCATCCCCGTACCCCACAGctgagcacccccagcccaTCGCCCCTGACCAGGCGCCTGCACCTCGGGGGGAGCAGAGGACACATCCTGCGGCACGGCCACGGGGCGATAAGGTCCGAAGCTGGGACCTCCCGCAGGGTCATTGTGCGACTATTTGCTAAAGCAGAATCTGCAAATTGCCGATAAGACGGAGGGTGGCACCGGCTCCCatgggtggggtggggggcaacAAGGCCGGACAGGGTCCATGCTGGGACCCCCGCTCCCCATCCCAGGGACCCCTGGAAAGGCAAAGGGAGCTGGCCCACGAGACGCCTGCATTCAGCTCTTGGCCTATGCTGGTTTTCAAGAGGGGCAGGGGTCGGGCAGAGGCCCCTCCTCCTGCCGCAGCCCAGCTCGCAAGAGACTCCTTCCAGCCCCAGGAGCGGTTGGCACCGCCGCTGCCCTGGCCAGGCCCTGGCAGGACCCTGGTCCTTGTCCCAGACCCCCACGTGCGTCCCCCATCGCAGCAGGGCCAGTGACAGACCTCGGCGCAGAGGAGCCCCTCACCCTCCCGTAGTTGGGGGTCCCTCGGTCCTTAGAGAGAGGGGAGCCGGGGCAGGTGGGCCAGGGCGAAGGCACAAAGGAGCACTGTGGCAGGGAACTGCGAGTCCCTTCCAGCATCCCCATCCTGGGAGCAGGGCAGTCGGACAAGGAACGATGGACACAcggctggaggagggggaggtACAGGCAGAAGGCCCTTGTATcggggatggaggaggaaaaagcaggtCTGGATTTTAAAACCTACCTTCCGTCCCTACCGGAGCTCAGCCAGCACCTCGGggagctgctcccagctgcgAGGCTCCATCTCGGGTGGGAGGCGAAGCGGAGAAGCAAGCATCCACCCTGCCGCAGAGCGGCCGCGCACTCCCACCTCCATGCAAACAGCGAGCAACAGCAGTCAAATGTTAAATAACCCCAAACCTGTTCTCTGAGAAAAAGGAGATTAACGAAGGCCCAGGTCGATTACAGGTTTACTTACAGGGGAAAAGAGCTTTAACGAGAAGTTGTAGTTTCCTAATTAGCCATTTGATTTTCCTTAATTACCAGAATAGCGCGGCAGCGACCAGCTCCATACAACAAAACATTAAGTAGAGCTGAGACACAAGCTCTTTGCCATCAGCTCAATTTTTCactaataaatgaaaatgcagttccAGAGGGAAAGGAATATATAAAAACAGGCTTGTTCCCTCCCTTGAATGGTCCCTGGGGACACGCAGTTGTCGGCCAAATTCCTGCCCAGCCAGACAAGCCACAGCTCAGCTCTAAGCATCTCACTGCGTTTTGTCAAAGTGTGCAGATGTTTAGGTCCGATTCCGGaaaggtgctgagcaccctcAGCCTGGTTTGATCTCAGCAGAAGCACAAGGCAGGtctttcccagcagctcccctgtgagcaggcagctgcctgctccagaCAACTTCCGAGTGGCCACACGCCACCGAGCACCTAGGTCCTTCCCATCTGACCATCAAACGGCCAGGGCTACTGCATTCAGCAGATGCAATGAGGTTAGAACCATTGGTTTGCAATTTCTAGCAAGTAAGAGCACCCAGTGAAGTGGTAGCTGAGCACCGTCAAATGAGGGCAAAAGGTTGATGCAACTTTTTGTCTAACCTTGGGAGCAGAACAGAGTTGTACAGCAAGAACGCTCTTCCTCAAACATGCTGAAGTGTCCGGCTTCGTCTGAAGCTGGAGACTTACAACAATCCTAATGACTTGATGCTTTCTCCTCTTGTGTCCATAATAACCTGACAGAAGcctgaaaacattaatttcccCTTCCAATTTTGCAAATGATAGCAGCTCCTTTCCTAATAGAGAAGCAATTAACTGGGCTTTCCCGCTTCTCTTCTGTTCGTGCATCAACTGTCCTGGCCACGTGCTGTGCAACCAAAGTCACATGAAAGACCgctgaagttttgaaaacaaatcaaacattCTGTACAAAATTAAGGGaacttttatttacaaatgaGCTCCTGGTTCAGTGAGAGCCAGAGGGGTTTGCTCCAGGCAGCAACACTCTCATGTTCCCGCTCCTCCGCAGGGGGAAGAAATTTCTCCGTTAAAACACAAATAGCTACGATGGTGAAGTCTCTCATCAGAGGGGCAAGTTTACTCAAAGGATGGAGAAGTGCAGGGCAACAGGGAGTAACCAGCCCACGCTGCACTTCCCAAGCAGCCTGTAGCAAAGGATGAGCATGAGGTACTGCGTATTTGCTCCCCTTTCCCTGGGGACTTTGCCTGTTTACCCTCACCCACCACCTGTGACCACTCTCTGCCCAGGCAAGGGCATACGCCGAGGCCCAGCCGCGCCGCCTGCTCAGCCCAGAGACACAAAGGCAGCAGggctctcccctcccaggcCCCTGGCCCCAGCTGACACTGACAGGGAAACCTCTGGCATTCCCTTCTAGCTCTTCCCTGCAAAAGAAGCAGAGGTCCCTCCCCTCTTTTTTAGGGCAGAAAGATCAACGCAAGAAAAGCGGCAGCTGCTCGGCACGGTCTCACAGGCAGCATCAGGGCGATGCTTTCGGAGAGCTCAGGAGAAGAGCTGCCGTTCCTTTGTCCCAAACACCTCCAAGGAAGGAAGCCCCGAGCGGCTCTTCTGCTTGGCGCCTGCTGTTCCCTCTGTGCCCCACAGAAGGTGCGCTCAGGAGTAGCTGAGGGGCATCCTCCTCCACAGACCCCCACACAAACAGTTTTTGATCCAGCGCTGCTCCCACTGTTTCACCGCTGTGACTTTGTTTGGCGATTTCAGCATCGTAACACAGCCACAcctggaaagaaacagagaggtGCAGCCAGGCCCAGGAGAGACAGAAGCCCAGGAAAAAAGCCAGCACTACTGCGGCGTCTGTACGGATCACGCAGGGAGCAAGGAATCTGAGGAGGAAACCGGCTTTTGTCATTTGCAGGTGATGTTTGTGAGCACTAAAAACCAGCTGAAACCATGCGAGCAATTATCTTAAATGAAGAGAGGTTATCTTGGAACAGAAGGCTGTCTTCAAGACAACAGCTCCCAGCTGCTATTTATACATAAAACAGCAGACAGTCATCTTGTAAAAATGATGTGCTACAGAGACTTTCTATTAAAACCAGTAATTAAAGCTAATTCAATCACATCATTAGATGGATGTTTGCTCCCCACACCATTATTTTGAAATCCAGGCTCTTTTGTGAGGGTGGATGAAGAGGACAGCGCAAAGGGACTTAAAATGCAAGCTTAGTTTGAAAGATGACCCAAAAATGGCACCATGGATACTGTGATTATTTCCTCTCACCAGCTCCTCTCCAAGAACACAGgtagttttatttaaagaccAGACCTGCAAAACAAGCTGGGGATCTCTCATCACTAATAAAGACTCCTACAGGCCAAATTCTGGTCTCCGTTTACCTGCGCAGCCTGACTGctctcagatttttctgttaagGCAGTATCATATTTATTCTGTGACGCACAACTCAGCCCTTGGATGAAACGCAGCTCAATCACTGGCAATGACAGATGTAGCTAATTCTCACAGAGTTGGGGTTACTTTGCGCCAGGCAAAGTAATCAGATTTTTAATCTAACAGCCATGCAGCAGTGATGCAGCAGCAGCTATTTCGAGTCAGCGAGGCTGCTCTTCAACAAGCATTTTAAGGATCTCAGTCTTCCAGGTTAGGGATGCCTTAAACACAACCACAAATGCTTTCTTCCAATGCAGGGGGTAGTGCCATACACCAAAAGCCTTATTATAGAAGCAGCATTTCCTCCTGCAGACACAATTAACATGAAATGTTACTGGGATACCAGCTAGGATCGTaaacagagactgaaagagCTTTTGAATGACAAGAGCAGTTTGAGTTTCTGCCAGGACCTCCTCTGCACTGATTACGCTTGCATCGCTTACCTGGTACACGACTTGCATTCCTCTGTTGGGTATGCTCCTAAATGAAGCCGCCTCAGATGATCAATTTTGGGCTGACCAGGTGccctggggaagaaaaagaatggcaACTTTTCTAGAATGTCACTTTCTAAAAGCTGTTTCCAGGACAGTGAGCTGCATTTCAGTGGCCAACATGATGCAGGCTTTGGCTACCTAGTCCATCGAGTGCCATGGGATTCAAGGCCACACTGACATGAATCTAATCACAAACtaatggtttttttcccctccatttgcCATCTCTTTTCAATACTTTAGATCCCCGGCCCACTGCAAGTTAAGAAATGAATTCAAGCAGAGAGGACAAACTGCTCTTGGGTCACACCAGCAAGTGGACGAGCCAAAAAACACAGGTGTCCCAAACCCACTGACCTCTCAGAGCTGGAAAGAGATCCCAAAGCCTCCCGACACCCTCTTCTCACCACACCACCTATATGTTTCGGGTCTCTGTACCTGACAAAGGCATCAAACTGGGAAGAGACAGTGTGACCAACGAGCCCAGGAGCTTTCCCAAACTGCAGCCGGACAAGCTGTTTGTTCTGCAGCTTGCTGATAATGCCATCGTTGATGGGCAACCAGTCAATATTGGGAATGAGCAactggctgggcaggaggcaaCATTCGTCTATCAGGGTATCATCTGGCTCAGTTATGTGATTTTCCTCACGACCTGCATCgaaaatgaagcaaagagaGAGAACCAGTGTGATCCTTAGATTTGTCATTTAGAGACCAAGAGAACTGCATGCAGTTTCCTCCTCCATCCGccaacacagcacagaaaacaataaacTTGGCAGCTGTACTTGCCCTTTCTACACACTATGGACCCACTCAGAAGTTACTCCCCGCAATTATTCCTTTCATGACAATCCACATTAAGGAAGGATTCTTTTGTTCGGGGAAACTGGCAAACACTTACAGCACAGCCAGAGTTTAGTTAGGAGCCTGAAGAGGAGGGACATGCTGTCCTGGGTGTCAGAGGTTGCTGTGTAGACAGGGAGGCAGCTTGGCTTCAACAGTCCCCAAATACGGATCACCACCATCAGCTCCCTGAACATGCCCAAGGACGCTCCGTCTCGCAGAAAGCTGTGTCCTGGCCGCACAGGGGAGCCCTGCAGAGGGAAAACCAGCTGAGATTGGGACTTACACACAGCCTGCCGGACCCACTGCTCCATTTTCAAACACCTTTTTTCAAGCACTACACAGCCTGCGGCACTCGCTGCCAGAGGATGCCGTGGAGGTCAGAGGCATACAGAGATTCATCAAAAGTGGAAACAAGTCATGCGGCTACTGAGCCTGCTTCTCTGAATGCAGCTGCCAGTCGCTACATCACTGATGCCCAGATGGGCACAGAAAGGaccattttgtatttctgctgtttcttatACTCTTCTCCCAAGTGCCTGTTTCAATAGGAACACTGGGATTGCGTGCGACTTGGCTAAAGCTACTCGAACACTGCAGACAGTTGtggttttttctcctctcaggACCCCAGGCTCTCACCTGGTTAGGAAGACTGGCCAGCAGATAGAGCACAAAATCTCCCACCCACTGGATAAGCTGCTGCAGGGACTGCAACGTGGTCATGTCCAGGACAAATTCTTCTGTCTTCAGGTTAATCATCACCTTGTCAAtgtctgaaacagaagcaggaCATCTGCTGGCTCAGGAAGATGAGAGATCTGAACTTCATCCCCTGTCCCTGCGGTCCCAAGAGGGGTCACCCTCCTCTTTCTCAAACCCAGGGAGTTACTGTGAGACTGTGACACTTTATATCAAACCTAAAAGGGGATACAAAACACTCAGAATGCAGTGCCAGATGCTACAAGCAATCACTACCTATATCCGTGATCTTGGAGCAGATCTCGGTGAGTCGGTCCCCAGGACTCTTGTCTGGGGTGTTCAGGAAGTGCGGGCGTAGCAGTGATTTTAAGGTGCAGCTAATGGCGATCAGGAACAGCTTCGCATGGTAGTCACACACACGGGCTATTGTGCTGGAGGAGAGCTTGCAGAGAGATGCCTTCATGGCAACAATGCGCGTGGAGAGGACCTGATTGACAGAGAGACaccatgaaaaatacataagtAAAGGCAGAATTAGAATAAGCTCATTAAAGCAAGCTGCTTTATTCTCTACTCTCCGTTTCTGCCACATGAATGACAGGAATAGTGAATACTGTTCTGTGCACGTGAATACTGTTCTGTGCATGTACAAACAGTGCTACTGTTCCCAGAATCTCTGCCAAAAATAGACATTACCATCTCACCAGAAGTTTCCAACAGGTAGAGACCCATTAGTGAAAATGAACACTGCTGAAATGGAGGTTCTTCACACCTCAAGTACTGCTTGAGCATGCAGAGCCAGCTCAGACAGGTAGTTAGTGCTGTCTGTCTTCTGAGCACTGGCAATTACTACTCCCTCCTCCCAGTCACTGAGACCCCTCCACATGGCCACCCTCTGCAGAAAGCCAGGGAGCTTCCGCTCCCGCTGacctgctgcagggctgcattCTGGCGCATATACTCTTCATGCAGCTTCTCCACCAGGTTCTGGACCATGTTAGGTTGGACATGGAGCAGGATGTCCCACCAGTCGTAGCCAGTCACCATGCAATACTCCAACAGGAACAGCAAGTGACGAAGGGACATGTTCATGTCCAGCACGTGGCCCATGGAGGGGGAGATGCGAAGCATGCTCAGCTGAAgagagaaggcaaaggaaaacctATATCAAGAACTCCCTTGAAAACATTCCACAAAGCTACAACAGAGCACAGGCCAACTGCAGCTCATTCCTGACCCAGCGATAGAAGTGCTGCAGTAACAGGATGCATCCCTTCTTGCTTAACATGGATCACGCAGCTGGATGTAACATTCCCAGCATTTTCCCGAGTGATCCATTGCCACTTAGAGAGAGCCTGGATGAGAACAGCTCACCCCCACACCCATAACAGAGCACAATACCTTCCCATGACTATCAATGCCAGCCAAGGCCAGAGACGTCCAGGAGAGCTGCATGGCTTTGAAGTGAACCAGGGGTCCAGCAGTTCGCTGCCTTTTGATAGTCTGCTCGTCCACTGGGCGCTGGGAGGAAGAGCCATAGAAGACGGCCATCATTTGCAAGGACAGGCGATGAACAATGTGAACGCTGCCATCATGAAAAGCCAAAGCCAGACCTGGGGAGAGAAGGCAACCAAGGGCTGAGCAAGCGACTCCTCCCAGTATAACCCAGACGTTGCCCAGAGAAGCAGCCACCACTGAAAGCCCATGTGGCAACAAGACAGCACTCAAAAGGCTGTGGGCTCGCAGGCACATTTGTATCTTGAGGCCATGTCAGCGTTTCACAGAGATACGCTTCTTTccatggaaatgaaatgaaacgGGATGGCCAGGAAGATAGCATGTCTTTGACAGTTTTCCTATCAGCATTTCATATGGTTTGCTCCACATTCTTACTTCAGCTACAGTTCAGAAAATGAGGAAGGTAAAAGCTACATATTTAGGAGAAAGACAATAGAAACTCCTTACCCAATCCAGGGAAGAATTTGGTGTCATTCGCCACCTTCAGATCCGTATTGGTCAGGGAGATTGGCAACTTCGGCAGAGCCACAGCTGAAACCCGATCCAAGTCATTGGTGGCAGAAAGAATCCGCCATTTCAGTATCATGGGTTGCTTGTCTCCAACTGTGAAAGATAGGTAAGTGAGACATCTCTCCCCAAAGAGATCAGCAAATACACCCCCCCAGTTTCTGCCCACACTCCCCAACTAAGTGGGATTACAGATCAGGCACTGACTATTTGTTCATTCTACCAGAccagtatatttccctcatatttccctattttttttctgaattgtaCAAACAACAACTTGTTTTGCTAAATCTCTTTTGATGGAAGGCTCTGCTGgtggtgattaaaaaaatccttatgtACAATAATCCTTTATATTTCACTGGAACAAACTGCAtggacttgatttttttttttatatctgaaatGAGGTGGAAAAAACATGCAGACTGGATAGCTTAATTAAACTAGCTTTGCCGCACAGTCTTTCTCCTTTAGAAGGCTCGGCTCGCTCGGTTCTCAGCGGGAAGAGCAGTTGCAGAGCATaacacagaaaatgtcttttattgAGTGAAAGTAACAATCAAACCACTTCCTGGAAACCAGCAATTTGTTGCCTAAGATGCAAACAGATGGAATAAAGCATGTGACTGAgaacacctgaaaaataaatatgggaCTCTGGATAATCCCATATATGTGATAACAGATTTGAGAACCTGTCTTGCATTTTTACTTAGACCATGCTCCGATTTTTAAGAGTATCTGGTGCAGAAACTCACCCACAGGAGAgatttgctgaaaaatattattgacTGGCAAACCCTCTTTACGCAGAGACCAGCACTCCACGATGCTGCTGTTCTGGTTGGAAGCACAAAGCAACACCTGCAAACAGAAACCCATACTGCAACCACGTGCACAAACTTTACACTAGGGAAAGACACTATCCCGTTGCATTTTCcacccctccctctcccctgtaTTTTGAGGCTCCTTCTCCCAATAGTTTATACAATCCTCTGCTTTTTGCTAGTGGAATATCAGCAATACATAACGGTGAAGTCCCTAGCTCCAGCTAGAAGGAAAGAGAGGCAGAGCAGCCTCTCCGCATCACAAACGATCTCTCGCAAGCCTGTGACCTGCCGATGCCATTCATACACACCACAAACTAAACGTAAAGGAAAGAGCAGGAACTGAACTGACTTCAAAGCCAGAGCAGACATTGTGTTCTCCAACAAGGTACTCTGTCCTAaccagaggagagagaagagaggttAGGCTTCATTGAGTCACTTAGCTTTCCAGAATCGTATTATCAATCCCCTGGCAAATAGAGTTAAGCTACTAAATTAAGTCACGCAGATCAAGAGCTCTAAGTGTTCTGGAGAGGGGCTGCTTTGAAGCCGAGACCTAAAGATGAAAGACTTCACATCCCAGAACCTCCCGGACAGCCCAGCAGAGCTCCCCTAACAACCAGCGCCAGATCcagaaaatgaacaaagcaaagcataatCAGGCTAACGAAGGACAGGGCTTTTCAGACTGCTTTTTCATGAACTGGAGGGCTCAGGCATTACACTCCCAGACCTTTTAAGTGCAGCCTGCTTGACAGTGCAGCCTGCTTGACAGTGAAGCTGAACTAGCGGCACTTCCAGAAAGAGCAGCTAGAATCACAAAGGGCATTGCAGGACACGATCCTTCACCTCCAGGGCCATGTGGGGAAGTCAAAGGTGGAGCAAATAGCTATTTCCTGGCTATTCATTTAACTCCTACTTGCTTTAACAGCAGATGCTCACCTGCTCTGACATGTCCCGAGCAAGGAATTTCAGGTGAGTGATTGCTGGGTATTTGTCTTTGCGGGCAGGGTCTGTGGTACAGCGCATGAAGAGGGAAGGCAGGATTTCAGTGTCTATTTTGCACTTCTCATTCACCACACTGACACAGACTTTGTAGAACTGGACAGGGGAGGTGCTGCTGCCATCCGACGTGGCCACCACAATGTTCCCCCCACCGGTGAAGGCGACATCTGCCAAGGCAACGCGGCAGCGGAGGCGGCACAGGCTCTCTGTGGACGTCAGCACCTGCCCGTTGGGCTTGAGGAGAGAGACTGTCACGAGCCCACTGATGGTCACAGCAATCCAGCCCTCCATGGGCTTCCCACCAAACAACGTCAGCGATGGAGAGAACTTGACCCTGGAAAACTTCTCACCAAAGTTCGATGCTCCAGACTGTGAACAAAGGTCAACAACACAACAACATTTGCACCCCATACCCGCAGTGCGCTCACGACTGCAGAGCAATCCTCGTTAAGTCACTGCAGCACGGTCTGCAGAGTTGAACAGAGTCCGATGAGGGCACCGAGCTCACACACCCAGCTCAGCTACGTGACCCTGGAGAGGTCCCTTTGCCCCTGCGCCAGTGTCAGCTGTGCGGGTGGCAGCAGGAACACACCAGCCCCTCAGCAAAGCTCTCCGAGCACCCCAGACCCAGAGCTCCAACCTCACTTATGTGGACTGAACCTGGAAGACTGACAccccctctccctttctgtgGCCAAATCCAGCTCTGACACCAACCCGCTGCACAACTGTTTACATCCCTGTACCTCAGGTTCTCCAGTACtaaagagagggaaaggcttTTCTCTGTGGGAGACCCCAAgagttaatgtttaaaaaaacataagtAGGTAACTTCTACTTGGCAGACTTGCTCTTTTTGAGTCTGACAGAATTAGATGCATTTCTAAACAAGCAGCTTATCTCCATATGCATATGGTTCCCCTTTCCAAATCCCTGGATCAAACCTCAGGACCTTGAACGCGTTTCTTCTGAATTACTACTGGTaggcaaagaaatgcttttatctCTATTTTACAGCCAAGGAAATTGTAGCACCAGACTAAAGAAGACATGTCTCAAGCGCCAAAAGAAACAAGGCATCCAACCCCTGTTGAAATTCAGCAGGAACTAGGaatctgacttttctttttgactggAAAAATACCCCTACTCGACTTGCCCAAGGCCACAGAGGAAGCCCagagcagagaaacacagaCAGGGGTTTCCAAAGTCCTTTGCTAATGACCCGAGCCGGTCTTCCTGACCAGatctcctgcagagctgggacaaACCTTTTCCACGTGCAGAGCCAGCTTCACGCCATTGTGCAGCCAGGACAGGGCCACAACCGGGTCCCCTTCCACCATACTGCCCACGGTGTTCTCCCAGCTGTTGGCCAAGTGATCGGTCATGCTCCAGCACTTGATGTGGCCATCCGCATCTGCTGAGAGCAGCCTGGAGCCTACGACAACGGCACCTTATAAGAACCAGGGGGTACAGCCAAAAAATCAACCGAGAAATCAAACCACCCCAGCACAGTTCGAATGGAGACAACCAAGGCTGTGAAGCGATGGACAAACTCACGACGAATCCTATCCCATTGTTT belongs to Aquila chrysaetos chrysaetos chromosome 12, bAquChr1.4, whole genome shotgun sequence and includes:
- the CFD gene encoding complement factor D, giving the protein MGPSPTPILILALLLLGAMVNGQPRGRILGGYEAKPHLRPYMASLQLDGQHICGGFLIAEQWVLSAAHCTEETDGKVFQVLLGAHSLTEPEPHKRLYRVRAQIPHPGSNIHNNKDDLLLLQLEEKAELNAHVQVLPFQREDRDVAADTVCEVAGWGTISHSGHRPDKLYQVERPVISRDVCNHRTRHDRTITEKMMCTDSRRKDTCKGDSGGPLVCNGVAEGVVTAGSRVCGNYKKPAIYTRIAPYVAWIDSVMASAAGEGDTR
- the MED16 gene encoding mediator of RNA polymerase II transcription subunit 16; its protein translation is MDLAYVCEWEKKPKSNHCPSIPLVCAWSCRNLIAFTTDLKNEEEKDLTHMVHIIDTEHPWDVYSINSGHTEVITCLEWDQSGSRLLSADADGHIKCWSMTDHLANSWENTVGSMVEGDPVVALSWLHNGVKLALHVEKSGASNFGEKFSRVKFSPSLTLFGGKPMEGWIAVTISGLVTVSLLKPNGQVLTSTESLCRLRCRVALADVAFTGGGNIVVATSDGSSTSPVQFYKVCVSVVNEKCKIDTEILPSLFMRCTTDPARKDKYPAITHLKFLARDMSEQVLLCASNQNSSIVECWSLRKEGLPVNNIFQQISPVVGDKQPMILKWRILSATNDLDRVSAVALPKLPISLTNTDLKVANDTKFFPGLGLALAFHDGSVHIVHRLSLQMMAVFYGSSSQRPVDEQTIKRQRTAGPLVHFKAMQLSWTSLALAGIDSHGKLSMLRISPSMGHVLDMNMSLRHLLFLLEYCMVTGYDWWDILLHVQPNMVQNLVEKLHEEYMRQNAALQQVLSTRIVAMKASLCKLSSSTIARVCDYHAKLFLIAISCTLKSLLRPHFLNTPDKSPGDRLTEICSKITDIDIDKVMINLKTEEFVLDMTTLQSLQQLIQWVGDFVLYLLASLPNQGSPVRPGHSFLRDGASLGMFRELMVVIRIWGLLKPSCLPVYTATSDTQDSMSLLFRLLTKLWLCCREENHITEPDDTLIDECCLLPSQLLIPNIDWLPINDGIISKLQNKQLVRLQFGKAPGLVGHTVSSQFDAFVRAPGQPKIDHLRRLHLGAYPTEECKSCTRCGCVTMLKSPNKVTAVKQWEQRWIKNCLCGGLWRRMPLSYS